From the Fusarium musae strain F31 chromosome 11, whole genome shotgun sequence genome, one window contains:
- a CDS encoding hypothetical protein (CAZy:GH78): MLQDTSSSVPPGTMPQTFERIANDLLPKLHRCIRLPQRIIRFEKASPSFFGVEARTVDNDISDLSSLSWGKGSEFILDFGMHMVGFLSFHLNYVGQNMDAPCRLRLTFGESPLDVTMDMNDVNTWISTAWLPDEIFNIDLCPQTITLPRRHSFRYLRVQVIDTSPKFKVSFSNVQCKSVSAVSQDHQIEAVKFPDSLLQEIDHICISTLRDCMQTVFEDGPRRDRRLWIGDLRLQALANYSTFRDFNLVKRCLFQFPAVRNADGSLPACIFEKPKLMASTDYIADYDALFAAIVYDYVEASGDTETGHLLWETVLDCPKRLLRNLNTTSYVFEAERSKQFIFLDWAKGLDKNAGAHGVLLYCLKTTNKLAVRLNKEPPFDELILKMTDAANTFLKDGVFVSGESQQISYASAAWLVLCEAFPPEIARKALLATLAHPDAVKPLTPYLWHHVCDALALLGCYDECVDLIKSYWGGMVEAGADTFWECYDAEDCMASPYGDVRNNSWCHAWSCTPTYLLRTTLREKVKARGVGKITMDELDHRWIKRSSDDLVV; the protein is encoded by the coding sequence ATGCTCCAGGATACAAGCAGTTCCGTGCCGCCAGGAACCATGCCTCAAACTTTTGAACGCATCGCGAATGACTTGCTCCCCAAGCTTCATCGATGCATCCGACTTCCCCAAAGGATTATCAGATTCGAGAAAGCCAGCCCGTCATTCTTCGGTGTCGAGGCTCGTACTGTTGACAATGACATCAGCGATCTATCCTCGCTGTCTTGGGGAAAGGGATCCGAGTTTATTCTCGATTTCGGCATGCATATGGTCGGATTTCTCTCATTTCACTTGAACTACGTTGGGCAAAACATGGATGCTCCATGCCGGCTTCGTCTCACCTTTGGCGAGTCGCCGCTCGATGTGACGATGGATATGAACGATGTGAATACCTGGATCAGCACAGCTTGGCTTCCCGACGAGATCTTCAATATCGACCTATGTCCGCAGACCATAACCCTCCCACGCCGGCACTCCTTCCGATACCTACGTGTTCAAGTCATCGATACCTCccccaagttcaaggtgTCGTTCTCGAATGTCCAATGCAAATCGGTCAGCGCCGTcagccaagaccatcaaaTCGAAGCGGTTAAGTTCCCAGATAGTCTTCTGCAGGAAATCGACCACATTTGCATCTCCACGCTGCGCGACTGTATGCAGACTGTATTCGAAGATGGCCCACGACGAGATAGAAGGCTGTGGATTGGAGACCTCCGCCTACAAGCGCTAGCAAACTACAGCACGTTTCGGGACttcaatcttgtcaagagATGTCTTTTCCAATTCCCAGCAGTCCGAAATGCGGATGGCTCGCTGCCAGCCTGCATTTTCGAGAAGCCCAagttgatggcttcaacaGACTATATCGCCGACTATGACGCTCTATTTGCGGCCATTGTGTATGACTATGTCGAAGCTTCTGGGGACACGGAAACTGGGCATCTTCTTTGGGAGACTGTTCTCGACTGCCCAAAGCGACTGCTGCGCAACCTCAATACTACCTCCTACGTTTTCGAGGCCGAACGCAGCAAGCAGTTTATTTTCCTGGACTGGGCAAAGGGTCTTGATAAGAATGCGGGAGCCCATGGCGTGTTACTTTATTGTCTGAAAACTACGAATAAGCTCGCTGTACGACTGAATAAGGAGCCTCCGTTCGACGAACTGATCCTTAAGATGACAGATGCTGCAAACACATTCCTGAAAGATGGTGTCTTTGTGTCTGGAGAATCTCAGCAAATCAGCTACGCCTCCGCTGCATGGCTAGTTCTTTGCGAAGCCTTCCCTCCAGAAATCGCCCGCAAAGCTCTCCTCGCCACACTTGCACATCCAGATGCTGTAAAGCCACTAACCCCATATTTGTGGCACCATGTTTGTGACGCTCTTGCGCTGCTCGGATGCTATGATGAGTGCGTTGATCTTATCAAGTCTTATTGGGGAGGTATGGTGGAGGCAGGAGCTGACACCTTTTGGGAATGTTATGATGCCGAGGATTGCATGGCGAGTCCGTATGGGGATGTACGGAATAATAGCTGGTGCCATGCTTGGAGCTGTACGCCGACGTATCTGCTCAGGACAACGCTTCGGGAGAAGGTCAAAGCGAGAGGCGTGGGGAAGATCACGATGGATGAGCTAGACCATCGGTGGATCAAGAGGTCTTCTGATGACTTGGTCGTATAA
- a CDS encoding hypothetical protein (CAZy:GH3), with the protein MIHVAEHGFDWSTGACLVALVCANAAITDSHTEIFTSPEVTPEKKAEIELSMQFWSVAVKRLGYASAQNTVRAVQCLCLAGIWYMHRLEPFEAWKHFNLAGAAWHTLGSTHGELSSHDEFSNEFSLMQALERSWYYYLSEIAARHVINRLAQMNSEAPEVPSERHVRRMISQAEMMQSQISDWHSSLPPMFHFDTPQGYTADAVADSMVFILRHRYISLCELVSRPFVRLCVDQLADEMDASLHGIISSYASQCVRLCILKLDQVVGHRHQGTWYGIRVATSAALILAAVDKAQRLAEEDEAFRLVQSVTLPETWRGAVARGAASVQQYLDEPNGGRDFWHTNPLPAFNVPSVRVSDGPNGVRGTKFVDGVPAACLPCGTGLAATWDQDLLYKAGTLIGDECIAKGAHCWLGPTVCIQRSPLGGRGFESMAEDPYATGKLAAAYINGVQSTGVVSVIKHWLANDQEHERVGVNVVASERALREIHMLPFQIALSDAAPGVVMACYNKVNGKHVSENRDFLDSLLREEWQWKGLIMSDWFGTYSTTEAVNAGLDLEMPGPTRQRGQLLDLAVSTRKVSRSTIDTRARNVLEFVQRCTKVPVAEEEGGRDFPEDRQLNRKLAGDSVVLLKNEAHQLPLKRCFKSIALIGPNMKTTSFCGGGSAHLQPYYTVSPYEGIVAQLPPDVEARYEVGASANGWNPLLQGDMITTPEGAPGMRMRFYRQGPSVSDREIIDESHLPDSSWLLMGYSHPKLDKLFYATVEGDVVAQESGPFEFGLAVYGSARLYIDGQLLIDNSIVQRSGTFFFGKGTVEEKAEMRLVQGQKYRITIEYASAPSSRLVKPGVVNFGGGAGRVGLASAIDPEIGIQKAVSAALQSDVTILCVGMTRDQESEGFDRPHMDLPGSLPRLASAVLAAVPDAIVVTQSGTPFNMLWSEQAKTHVHAWLAGNETGNGIADVLFGETCPSGKLPLSFPRRIQDTPTFLNFGSERGRVIYGEDIYVGYRYYEKVDREVLYPFGHGLSYTTFTYDKLHVTSSHVSFEITNSGSVAGAEVSQLYIAADETTSSIQRPKKELKGFNKTYLQPAEVKRVEIPLDRFTTSFWDEELHCWVSERGVYRVLVGSSSSKILLTGELHVEATTRWTGL; encoded by the exons ATGATACATGTTGCTGAGCACGGGTTCGACTGGTCGACGGGCGCATGCCTCGTGGCTTTGGTATGTGCTAATGCTGCCATAACGGACTCGCATACAGAAATTTTCACTAGTCCTGAGGTAACGCCTGAAAAGAAGGCCGAGATAGAACTATCGATGCAGTTCTGGAGCGTGGCTGTGAAGCGTCTTGGCTATGCATCAGCTCAGAACACTGTGCGGGCTGTTCAATGCCTATGCCTCGCGGGAATATGGTACATGCATCGCCTAGAGCCCTTCGAAGCCTGGAAGCACTTCAATCTGGCGGGTGCGGCCTGGCATACCCTTGGCTCGACACACGGGGAACTCTCGAGTCACGACGAATTCTCCAACGAGTTCAGCCTTATGCAGGCTCT GGAGCGAAGTTGGTACTACTACCTCAGCGAAATCGCTGCGCGACATGTTATCAATCGCCTTGCGCAGATGAACTCGGAAGCGCCTGAGGTTCCTAGTGAGAGGCATGTGCGCCGCATGATTTCACAGGCCGAGATGATGCAGTCGCAGATATCAGACTGGCACTCATCACTCCCGCCAATGTTCCACTTCGACACTCCTCAAGGCTACACGGCGGATGCTGTTGCCGACTCCATGGTCTTTATTCTGCGGCACAGGTACATATCCCTCTGCGAGTTAGTCTCGCGTCCTTTCGTACGACTCTGCGTGGACCAGTTggcagatgagatggatgctTCGCTACACGGCATAATCAGCTCGTACGCATCGCAGTGTGTACGGCTCTGCATCTTGAAACTCGATCAGGTCGTGGGGCATCGACACCAGGGGACTTGGTACGGTATTCGAGTGGCAACAAGCGCTGCGCTGATCTTGGCAGCTGTTGATAAAGCGCAGCGCCTggcagaagaggatgaagcttTTCGTCTTGTTCAGAGTGTGACGCTGCCTGAGACTTGGAGGGGCGCGGTCGCGCGGGGTGCAGCCTCGGTACAACAGTATCTTGATGAGCCGAATGGGG GCCGAGACTTTTGGCACACGAACCCCCTCCCAGCGTTCAACGTTCCATCGGTGCGTGTTAGCGACGGACCGAATGGCGTACGAGGAACAAAATTCGTCGACGGCGTACCAGCAGCCTGCTTGCCCTGCGGTACAGGTTTAGCAGCCACATGGGACCAGGACCTCCTATACAAAGCCGGCACACTCATAGGTGACGAGTGTATAGCAAAAGGCGCCCATTGCTGGCTCGGTCCTACAGTGTGCATACAGCGCTCTCCCCTCGGTGGCCGTGGCTTCGAGTCAATGGCAGAGGACCCTTATGCAACAGGCAAGCTAGCTGCTGCTTACATCAATGGCGTACAGTCCACAGGCGTTGTGTCAGTTATCAAGCACTGGCTTGCGAACGATCAGGAACATGAGAGAGTTGGTGTCAACGTTGTTGCCAGTGAGCGTGCGTTGAGGGAGATTCATATGCTTCCTTTCCAGATTGCGCTCAGTGATGCGGCACCTGGCGTTGTCATGGCTTGTTATAACAAAGTCAATGGCAAACATGTTTCAGAAAACCGGGATTTCCTTGACTCATTGCTCCGCGAGGAGTGGCAGTGGAAGGGCCTGATCATGAGCGATTG GTTCGGAACCTATTCCACTACCGAAGCCGTCAATGCAGGACTAGATCTCGAGATGCCGGGACCAACGAGGCAACGCGGCCAGCTACTCGACCTTGCCGTGTCAACTCGAAAGGTATCCCGATCAACGATAGACACTAGAGCCCGAAACGTCCTCGAGTTCGTCCAAAGATGCACAAAGGTTCCTGTCGCGGAAGAGGAAGGAGGTCGCGATTTCCCTGAAGACAGGCAGCTAAATCGAAAGCTCGCCGGTGACAGCGTTGTCTTACTAAAGAACGAAGCTCACCAACTTCCCCTTAAACGATGTTTCAAAAGCATTGCTTTAATCGGACCAAACATGAAGACGACTTCGTTCTGTGGAGGCGGCTctgctcatcttcagccttaCTACACTGTTTCTCCCTACGAGGGGATCGTAGCCCAACTACCGCCTGATGTGGAGGCGCGGTACGAGGTCGGAGCGTCAGCGAATGGGTGGAATCCCCTTCTGCAGGGTGATATGATCACCACACCGGAGGGTGCACCGGGTATGCGAATGCGTTTCTACCGTCAGGGTCCAAGTGTGTCCGACCGTGAGATCATCGACGAGAGCCATCTGCCTGATTCCTCTTGGCTACTAATGGGCTACTCTCATCCGAAACTAGATAAGCTCTTCTACGCAACTGTAGAAGGCGATGTCGTTGCTCAAGAGTCAGGACCTTTTGAGTTTGGGCTCGCAGTTTATGGCTCTGCGCGACTTTATATTGACGGTCAGCTCTTGATCGATAATAGTATCGTCCAGCGCAGCGGGACATTCTTCTTCGGAAAGGGGACcgttgaggagaaggctgagatgcgTCTTGTTCAGGGCCAGAAATACCGCATCACCATTGAGTACGCGAGTGCGCCATCTTCCAGGCTCGTAAAGCCAGGCGTGGTCaactttggtggtggtgcagGGAGAGTTGGTCTAGCGAGTGCAATTGACCCTGAAATCGGGATCCAGAAGGCTGTCTCCGCAGCACTACAGTCAGATGTGACCATTCTGTGCGTCGGAATGACGAGGGATCAAGAATCCGAGGGCTTTGACAGGCCTCATATGGATCTTCCTGGATCGCTCCCTCGCCTTGCGTCGGCCGTTCTGGCAGCGGTTCCAGACGCCATTGTTGTGACGCAGAGCGGTACTCCTTTCAACATGCTCTGGTCTGAACAGGCCAAGACTCACGTACATGCTTGGCTAGCTGGAAACGAGACTGGAAATGGCATTGCTGATGTTTTGTTCGGCGAAACCTGCCCAAGTGGAAAACTCCCGCTTTCGTTCCCACGTCGCATACAAGATACGCCCACGTTTCTGAACTTTGGTAGTGAAAGAGGCCGTGTAATCTATGGTGAAGATATTTATGTTGGGTATCGGTACTACGAAAAGGTTGACCGAGAGGTCCTATATCCTTTTGG CCACGGTCTGTCTTATACCACCTTTACCTACGACAAACTGCACGTCACATCCTCACACGTGAGCTTCGAGATCACCAACTCTGGTTCCGTGGCCGGTGCAGAGGTATCTCAGCTTTACATCGCTGCCGACGAGACTACATCCTCAATCCAAAGACCTAAGAAGGAGTTGAAGGGTTTCAATAAAACATATCTGCAGCCTGCTGAGGTCAAGAGGGTAGAAATTCCTCTTGATAGATTCACTACGTCATTCTGGGATGAGGAACTACACTGTTGGGTGAGCGAGAGGGGTGTGTATAGAGTACTGGTAGGATCGAGTAGTAGCAAGATTTTGCTTACGGGGGAGTTGCATGTGGAGGCAACCACTAGATGGACTGGGCTTTGA